ATAAAATACCTATGAAATATGTTTTTTTAAAATATGAAAGTGAGGGTTAGAATGATGAAAAAAGATGCTTTAATTGAAAAAATTGAGGAATTAATAAGACCTATTGTTTTAGAATTATCATGTGAATTGTATTATGTTGAATATGTAAAAGAAAGTGGAGATTTTTACTTAAGAATATATATAGACAAAGAAAATGATAGAATATCTTTAAATGATTGTGAAGCTGTTTCAAGAAGAGTTAGTGATTTGTTAGATGCTGAAGATCCAATTAAAGAAGCATATTATCTAGAGGTTTCTTCACCAGGTCTTAATAGGAGATTATATAGTGAAGAACATTTTAAGAAATTCATTG
The window above is part of the Clostridium saccharoperbutylacetonicum N1-4(HMT) genome. Proteins encoded here:
- the rimP gene encoding ribosome maturation factor RimP yields the protein MKKDALIEKIEELIRPIVLELSCELYYVEYVKESGDFYLRIYIDKENDRISLNDCEAVSRRVSDLLDAEDPIKEAYYLEVSSPGLNRRLYSEEHFKKFIGNEVLIKLSGSIEGVKSVKGILKEVSEEFIMVEADKEFKIPKDKIKSANLEGEI